The genomic region ATTTGTGAGGAGGAGAACTCTCATACAGATGGGAGAAGCGCAGAGAAGCAACCGGCTGAGGAGCCAGTGGGAGAAGTTGATGGGGTAgaggacttggttgaagacgATGAAGATGCAGACCGAGTGGAGAACGCTGATTCGACAGCCAAGCCAAAAAAGTGCCGTCTGGTGTGCAAAGAGTGTGGGAAGATGTTCAACCGCCGCGAGACGTTCAACCTCCACCGCCACTTTCATGCACACGAGGATGAGCTCACGCCCCTTACCTGTAAAGAATGCGGCCTTACCTTTCAGCACCGCAGCAGCCTCATTAAACACAGAAATGAACATAAAGAGAAGGAGGAGCAACTTGTCACTCCAAAGAAGGAGATGCAAACAAAGGAGGAGGGGAGTTTTGGATGTGCAGAATGTGAGAGGATCTTCTCTACAGTGGATAAGTTGAGGGACCACAACTGCTGCAATACAGTTGAAAAGCCTTACCACTGCCCCCTGTGCCGCCAAGAGTTCCAGTTCAGGGTGTCTGTCACGAAGCACATGAAGACACACTCCAGGGAGAGTGTCTTTACATGCCAAGAGTGCAGTCAGACTTTCCCAAACAACATGGCCCTGCGCTACCACCAGCGGTGTCACACCGCCCTGAAACCCTACGAATGCCCAGAGTGCGGCATGGTTTTCAAACACTACTCCGTCATGGAAGACCACCGTCGCAAGCACACGGACAACACGCGCTCTCACCTGTGCAACATCTGCGGTAAGACCTTCAAGTATAGCAGCCTCCTCCATCAGCATCAGTATCTGCACACAGGCCAGAAGCCCTTCCGCTGCCCTGAATGTGGCAAAACATTTGCCTTTGCCCAGAACATGAAGGCACACTGCCGTCAGCATAGACTGCGCGAAACCAACTCCTCCGCTGAGCAGGCCAGCAAGCAAGCCCCTGCATCCGCACAGGAGGCAGGAAGGGGGCTGGGAAAAGAGAACGCACGCCAGAGCGAGGAACCGAAACGCACATTCAAATGCCCCCTTTGTCCCCAGACCTACCCGGCACCAGCTAACCTGAGAGCCCACATGCTTATTCATGAGGCAGAGTATGAGAAGCTGGAGAGAACCCCCAGACCCCCAAGTGAGAATAACAAATACTGGGAAAAAGGACACAACTGTCCCCACTGCCCATCTGTTTATCGTGATGAATCCAGTTTAAATGTACATCTGCTAAGTGTCCACAAGTCTGTAGCACAATGTTTAGAAAAGGTGGCAGCAACGCCTAAAAAAGAATTTAATCCATTAAGCAGTGATAATGTGCAGGGGAAATGGAGAAGCGATGGCATCAGTATTAAGTCGTACAAATGTTCAGAGTGTGGAAAAACGTTCCGCCACCGCTCAGTGTTAGAGCTGCATATGCGCATACATTCCAAGGACAAGCCTTACCAGTGCAAAGTGTGTGGCAAGGGCTTTAGAttcagtagctacttacagcaaCATCTTATCATCCACACAGGCAAGAAGCCATACAAATGTCCTGACTGCGGGAAGGACTTTGCCTTCCTGCAGAACATGAAGACGCATCAGAAGCTGCATCAGGAAAAGCCGTACCGCTGCACCAGCTGCCGCAAAGGCTACAGCGATGAGACCCAACTGCAGCACCATATGTTGTCACACAACGGTGACAAGCCTCATAAGTGTGACCTGTGTGACAAGAGCTTTGGTTTAGCCTATCTGCTCCGTgatcacatgaacacacacactggagagagacctcatCGCTGCGAAGAGTGTCACAAAACCTTTTCCTGGTTTAGCAGCCTGCTGGTACACCAGAAGATCCATGCCCGTAAGCGCCAGGGTTTCAGCCAGTATAGTTCTTTCCCGATGGGTGCTAGGATGAGAGGCAGGGCTAGcagggggaggagaggggggcgACTCATGTGGGGCTGGTCTAGACCATTAGGTGGCTCAGGGATTGTTAGTTCTCAGCTGTCTCC from Micropterus dolomieu isolate WLL.071019.BEF.003 ecotype Adirondacks linkage group LG03, ASM2129224v1, whole genome shotgun sequence harbors:
- the zgc:66448 gene encoding uncharacterized protein zgc:66448 isoform X2; this encodes MAAVDPSESPKREKIPAEEAETSGEKTEAVESGCSLNQKDESAPNKTEESPNDERRPSVGNDGGCVASHSEVSVESGAGADKTKCNSPEDLASAEKMTEAPGSDQRSFDWSETEDDDEEAKTHKEENNKCDHHSVAEGAEEVQQDAHVDESITDDAEEICEEENSHTDGRSAEKQPAEEPVGEVDGVEDLVEDDEDADRVENADSTAKPKKCRLVCKECGKMFNRRETFNLHRHFHAHEDELTPLTCKECGLTFQHRSSLIKHRNEHKEKEEQLVTPKKEMQTKEEGSFGCAECERIFSTVDKLRDHNCCNTVEKPYHCPLCRQEFQFRVSVTKHMKTHSRESVFTCQECSQTFPNNMALRYHQRCHTALKPYECPECGMVFKHYSVMEDHRRKHTDNTRSHLCNICGKTFKYSSLLHQHQYLHTGQKPFRCPECGKTFAFAQNMKAHCRQHRLRETNSSAEQASKQAPASAQEAGRGLGKENARQSEEPKRTFKCPLCPQTYPAPANLRAHMLIHEAEYEKLERTPRPPSENNKYWEKGHNCPHCPSVYRDESSLNVHLLSVHKSVAQCLEKVAATPKKEFNPLSSDNVQGKWRSDGISIKSYKCSECGKTFRHRSVLELHMRIHSKDKPYQCKVCGKGFRFSSYLQQHLIIHTGKKPYKCPDCGKDFAFLQNMKTHQKLHQEKPYRCTSCRKGYSDETQLQHHMLSHNGDKPHKCDLCDKSFGLAYLLRDHMNTHTGERPHRCEECHKTFSWFSSLLVHQKIHARKRQGFSQYSSFPMGARMRGRASRGRRGGRLMWGWSRPLGGSGIVSSQLSPYPVSALRDAELHRRAVRPQSSMLSSRMDLQGRQQKEPWLAELHSQPVQWKVDGGEVMPVPSAQQQHAAPQQARFDSPPQPGLQQHHQRSPGWADSPAITQSGPASAQTSESSHMKESAASIVSSLLAAVPRKSSPSVVSEMEQHRQPKPVTWSNTPTSTVLASTSSLQHDFSVPSYIDGAALWSVRPALLANSRGSPNKLGQELQLPRWPGAPVSTQKEPSTPPKKEDSRVWDMSNSQIIPSTVSQPEKPWNGCELQKQWASGLAGASTSAQIDQSSAMSISTPVSHGVGSTLWDIQNPPGIPKTINYNSPEKLVNNQDFQKQVSSGWANVQSQTATQKVPISIQYEPHRFGQGLGTPVWGFQSNPVGPQTLLTGQLKQGNGQELQQQPMAVMSERPHMPQTLPLPQLAPRTEPHKLGPRLPFAPERLLQCMICGCSLPRELDLQMHYLQHAQGEI